Proteins co-encoded in one Octopus sinensis linkage group LG6, ASM634580v1, whole genome shotgun sequence genomic window:
- the LOC115213210 gene encoding general transcription factor II-I repeat domain-containing protein 2-like translates to MSSSKNRKVDNESRVYQEKWTNDYYFIQIKDKPMCLLCSESVSVIKEYNVKKKKRKEIDNISLSCRTVTRRIDELATNVELGLKRLYLQFKYFSLTIDESTDVSNIAQRVGVFVRRIDEDLNITEEMLGLRGMKDTTTGEGIFQELKMLMARFNLHFKNFHDLSTDGVPVMIGSKAGLVSKISSELASMNIDTKDLSIFYCIIHQENLCAKSLKFEYIMSKIVLSIIFIKSRALNHRQFKEFLEDIEAEYGDLAYYCEVRWLSKGKMLKRFYDLRSEIFTFLEMKGKSMSELSDDG, encoded by the exons ATGTCGTCATCAAAAAATAGAAAAGTGGATAACGAATCCCGAGTGTACCAAGAAAAGTGGACCAATGATTATTATTTCATACAAATCAAAGACAAACCAATGTGTTTACTCTGCTCAGAATCAGTTTCTGTCATTAAAGAATATAAT gtaaaaaaaaagaaaagaaaagaaattgataatATTAGTTTATCTTGTAGAACTGTAACAAGACGGATTGATGAACTTGCAACTAATGTAGAATTAGGTTTGAAAAGACTTTATTTGcagtttaaatatttttccttaacTATTGATGAGAGCACTGACGTGTCAAATATAGCTCAACGTGTTGGGGTTTTTGTACGTAGAATTGATGAAGATTTAAATATCACAGAAGAAATGCTTGGTCTTCGGGGAATGAAAGATACTACCACTGGGGAGGGTATTTTTCAAGAATTGAAAATGTTAATGGCCAGATTTAATCTACATTTCAAAAACTTTCATGATTTATCAACAGATGGTGTTCCTGTTATGATTGGTAGTAAAGCAGGCTTAGTTTCTAAAATCAGCTCGGAATTGGCTTCTATGAATATAGACACAAAAGATTTATCCATTTTTTATTGCATAATTCACCAGGAGAATTTGTGCGCCAAGTCACTCAAATTTGAATATATCATGTCCAAGATTGTTTTGagtataatttttataaaatctcGGGCTTTGAACCACCGCCAGTTTAAAGAATTTCTTGAGGATATTGAGGCAGAGTATGGAGATTTGGCTTACTATTGTGAGGTGCGATGGTTGAGCAAAGGAAAAATGTTGAAACGATTTTATGATCTGAGGAGTGAAATTTTTACATTCTTAGAAATGAAAGGAAAGTCTATGTCTGAATTGAGTGATGATGGCTGA